One window from the genome of Osmerus eperlanus chromosome 3, fOsmEpe2.1, whole genome shotgun sequence encodes:
- the tnfaip6 gene encoding tumor necrosis factor-inducible gene 6 protein, whose amino-acid sequence MSSKHSARWHLARTQNLSWPAHRERHNGRMRIFAVVWITGFLMKEAQAWGFRNGIFHNSIWLEQAAGVYHRESRKGRYQLTYMEAKAVCKYEGGKLATYEQLEAARQIGFHVCAAGWFDKGRVGYPIVKAGVNCGFGKVGIVDYGYRLNKSERWDVYCYNPDTKECGGVLTDQQKIIQSPGYPNEYQDEQICYWHIRVRYGQRIRLHFLEFDIEDDMSCLADHLEIFDSYDDIFGFAGRFCGDYLPDDIISTGNVMTLKFLSDASVTAGGFQLQYTAFNASMLSENNTDYYT is encoded by the exons ATGAGCAGTAAGCACAGCGCGCGGTGGCATCTAGCAAGAACGCAGAATTTAAGCTGGCCTGCGCACAGGGAACGACACAACGGAAGGATGCGCATCTTCGCTGTCGTCTGGATCACTGGTTTCCTCATGAAGGAGGCGCAAGCCTGGGGCTTCAGGAATGGGATATTTCATAACTCAATTTGGCTTG AGCAAGCAGCTGGGGTCTACCACAGGGAATCACGCAAAGGGAGATATCAACTGACTTACATGGAGGCCAAGGCTGTGTGCAAGTATGAAGGAGGAAAATTGGCCACTTATGAGCAACTGGAAGCTGCACGCCAAATAG GCTTTCACGTATGTGCCGCAGGATGGTTTGATAAAGGACGTGTTGGCTATCCCATTGTCAAAGCTGGCGTCAACTGTGGCTTTGGGAAAGTTGGTATCGTTGACTATGGCTACAGGCTGAACAAGAGTGAGAGGTGGGACGTGTATTGCTACAACCCAGACA caAAGGAGTGTGGTGGGGTTCTGACAGATCAACAGAAGATCATACAGTCCCCTGGTTACCCTAACGAATATCAGGATGAGCAGATTTGCTACTGGCACATTCGTGTGCGATACGGCCAGAGAATCCGCCTCCACTTCCTGGAGTTTGACATAGAGGATGACATGTCCTGCCTGGCTGACCACCTGGAGATCTTtgacagctatgatgacatctTTGGCTTTGCCGGAAG GTTCTGTGGTGATTATTTACCAGATGACATAATTAGCACAG GAAACGTCATGACACTGAAGTTTCTCTCTGATGCATCTGTGACTGCAGGAGGCTTCCAGCTCCAGTACACAGCCTTTAACGCATCTATGCTTTCAGAGAACAACACTGATTATTACACTTGA
- the itgb5 gene encoding integrin beta-5 produces MWSPWRLTYRTALSCMVWIIFIQSVKGLNICMSGSATSCEECLLIHPSCAWCSQEEFGRVRTLISRCDLSQNLQKRGCDARFIENPRSTASVLKSEPLSSKGSGPTQYDVIQIMPQKISLSLRPGDQESFEVQVRQVEDYPVDLYYLMDLSLSMKDDLDTIRNLGTKLADEMGKLTSNFRLGFGSFVDKNMSPFSYTAPKYQDNPCDGYKLFPKCVPSFGFRHLLSLTDKVDRFNEEVQKQMVSRNRDAPEGGFDAILQAAVCKERIGWRKEAFHLLVFATDDVPHLALDGKLGGLVQPHDGQCHLNEKNEYSASTEMDYPSLALLGEKLAENNIYLIFAVTKRLYVIYKNFTALIPGTTVEILDQDSKNIIQLIIHAYNNIRSKVELTVWDHPEDLSLSFSATCQDGQPLQGLRKCADLKIGDTVSFKVSVDSWNCPPRGTQQSFTIRPVGFKDRLEVSVDYKCDCGCTGLTQANSSRCSSIGAYTCGTCRCEPGYLGARCECQEGDAGSQYLSACREAEGKQTCSGRGECSCNQCLCYESEFGKIYGSFCECDDFSCARHKGILCSGHGECHCGECKCHAGYIGDNCNCSTEISSCMSEDGQTCSGRGHCVCGRCQCTEPGAFGDTCEKCPTCPDACGTKRECIECRLFSTGRLADNQTCQRLCKDKIITVETLKTEDPNAVLCLYKTENECVMKFTYSEHANGQSVLTALEEPECAAAPDAMTVLLAVVGSILLVGIVLLAVWKLVITFHDRREFARFQSARSRARYEMASNPLYKQPISSYPVETDFNMCGKNYNGAVH; encoded by the exons gAATTTGGTAGGGTGCGGACCCTCATATCACGGTGTGATCTGAGTCAGAATCTGCAGAAGCGAGGCTGTGATGCCCGCTTCATCGAGAACCCCAGGAGCACCGCCTCGGTGCTGAAGAGCGAACCCCTGAGCTCCAAGGGGTCGGGACCGACTCAGTATGACGTCATCCAGATCATGCCTCAGAAGATCTCTCTGAGTCTTCGACCAG GGGACCAGGAATCATTTGAGGTACAGGTTCGTCAGGTGGAGGATTACCCGGTGGATCTCTACTACCTTATGGACCTCTCGCTGTCCATGAAGGATGACCTGGACACCATACGCAACCTAGGCACCAAACTTGCCGATGAGATGGGAAAACTCACCAGCAACTTCAGGCTGGGCTTCGGATCCTTTGTGGACAAGAACATGTCGCCGTTCTCCTATACGGCACCCAAGTACCAGGATAACCCATGTGATGG ATACAAGCTCTTCCCAAAATGTGTTCCCTCGTTTGGTTTCCGACACCTTCTGTCCCTGACTGACAAGGTGGACCGCTTCAACGAGGAGGTGCAGAAGCAGATGGTGTCTCGCAACCGTGACGCCCCAGAGGGCGGGTTCGACGCCATCTTGCAGGCTGCGGTTTGTAAG GAGAGGATAGGCTGGAGAAAGGAGGCCTTCCATCTCCTTGTGTTTGCCACGGATGATGTGCCCCATCTGGCCCTGGACGGTAAACTGGGAGGACTAGTCCAGCCCCACGACGGCCAGTGCCACCTAAATGAGAAGAACGAGTACAGCGCCTCCACTGAAATG GACTACCCATCTTTGGCTCTCTTGGGAGAGAAGCTGGCAGAGAACAACATCTATCTTATCTTTGCTGTGACTAAACGACTCTATGTCATTTACAAG AACTTTACAGCCCTAATACCAGGGACCACTGTGGAGATTCTGGATCAGGACTCAAAAAACATTATCCAGCTAATCATCCATGCCTACAAT AACATCCGCTCCAAGGTGGAACTGACAGTGTGGGACCACCCTGAGGACCTCAGTCTGTCCTTCAGCGCTACCTGCCAGGACGGACAACCTCTGCAGGGCCTCAGGAAGTGTGCCGACCTCAAGATAGGAGACACG GTGTCCTTCAAAGTGAGCGTGGACTCATGGAACTGCCCCCCCCGCGGCACCCAGCAGAGCTTCACCATCAGGCCCGTGGGTTTCAAGGACCGTCTCGAGGTGTCTGTCGACTACAAATGTGACTGTGGCTGCACGGGCCTCACCCAGGCCAACAGCTCCCGCTGCAGTTCCATCGGCGCGTACACCTGCGGCACCTGCCGCTGCGAGCCGGGCTACCTGGGCGCCCGCTGCGAGTGCCAGGAGGGCGACGCGGGCAGCCAGTACCTGAGCGCTTGCCGGGAGGCGGAGGGGAAGCAGACCTGCAGCGGGCGGGGAGAGTGCAGCTGTAACCAGTGTCTGTGCTACGAGTCCGAGTTCGGCAAGATCTACGGCAGCTTCTGCGAGTGCGACGACTTCTCCTGCGCCCGCCACAAAGGCATCCTGTGCTCAG gTCACGGGGAGTGCCACTGCGGGGAGTGTAAGTGTCATGCGGGCTACATCGGGGACAACTGCAACTGCTCCACAGAGATCTCCTCCTGCATGTCAGAAGACGGGCAGACCTGCAGTGGCCGTGGCCACTGTGTGTGCGGACGTTGCCAGTGCACAGAGCCCGGAGCCTTTGGAGACACCTGCGAGAAATGCCCCACCTGCCCCGATGCCTGTGGCACCAAGAG ggaGTGTATCGAGTGTCGCCTCTTCAGCACTGGACGACTCGCCGACAACCAGACCTGCCAGCGTCTGTGTAAGGACAAGATCATCACAGTAGAAACTCTCA AAACGGAGGACCCCAACGCGGTCCTCTGCTTGTACAAGACCGAGAACGAATGCGTCATGAAGTTCACTTACTCGGAACACGCCAACGGACAATCTGTCCTCACAGCTCTGGAAGAACCAG AATGTGCCGCCGCGCCCGACGCCATGAcggtgctgctggctgtggttgGCAGCATCCTGCTGGTTGGCATCGTGCTGCTGGCCGTCTGGAAACTGGTCATCACCTTCCACGACCGGCGCGAGTTTGCCCGCTTCCAGAGCGCGCGCTCCCGTGCACGATACGAGATG gcCTCCAACCCACTGTACAAGCAGCCCATTTCCAGCTACCCTGTAGAGACTGACTTTAACATGTGCGGGAAGAACTACAATGGAGCAGTCCACTGA